The Quercus lobata isolate SW786 chromosome 4, ValleyOak3.0 Primary Assembly, whole genome shotgun sequence genome segment TATATCATGACATAGTCGACtttcttattattttgagagagaaagacacTTTCTCTACTTCAAATCCCCTATTCcattgttgttattattgaattatcaaaaaataaaaacaaaaaaaccaattaaaaaaaaaaatacttggtCATAAGTGTGGAATGATCCTAAACGAAACCTAGGAAAgaagttttctttgtttttgtgtttttttttttattattattatttaaaatggaGTGCTTTTTAGTTGAAGTGTCATTCTCTTTCAGCTTCTTTTGTAAATATCCTGTTGGCTTCTTGGTGAATATCttgtatatgatttaaaatttatttccaagaaggaaaataaaagttcaacTGGAAAGCTCGGATATGACtacaattaaatattttcaatttagaATCGAATAACATTTATACATCTAAGTAGTCTATACCACttagaaagaaattttatcattCAGTGGTGTCATGTTTTAGATGTGTAAAATATTCTTAAGAAAAATAGGAATTTTTTCCTTCATTGGTTTCATCTTTTAGATGTCTAAAACAGTTTTATAAAAATGCGTTCTAAATACATGAGTAATGCTAATTAAGGAAAATCATATTCCAATATACctataatgaaaatttattacacCCTCAAAATGTCATaatatgaatattaaatatgagtaatgctacagacaaactattttacaatatttttacaaactattgatgtgacaaattcttgcttttttttttttttttttttgctaaacttcaGTGTCATTACTCAAAACTAAGAACACAGAGCGCAATCCCCTTTACAAACAAACTCAAGAGAATGGGGAAGATTgcttttattgaaacaaaatgaTTGGAGGGAGCTAAGTGCAAATCTAGCAGCTGCATGTGCTGAAGAATTACTGTTTCTACTAATCCATCTAAACTTGCAAGAAACAAAACTAGAAAGTAATCTATTTATGTTGCTAATGATAGTGCTTATGTTCTAGTCAGGGACGTGATTAGGTGATGATAGAGCATTGAAGCACACTTGAGCATCCCCTTCAATAATGACAGACATCCATTGTTCTTGAATTGCTAGGTGGACAGCCCATGGAATAGCAACTGTTTTTGCCTAAGATGGTGTGCAAAGATGATGTCTAGAGCCCCAAATAAACAGAACTTCACCCAAGTGGTTCCTAGCTACAACAGCTAAAGCTGATCTGAAGTTGTTTAGCGCCGCGTCCACATTGAGTTTGACCCAGCCAAAGGGGGGTTGGGTCCACGTCGAAATGGGTTACATAGAAGGGGTAGGAGTCAAGGCCGAGAAGGTTTTGGAGAGCTCCACGAATCTTGAAAGCACATTCTGCTTCGCCTTGTGAATGTTAGCTCTACTTTCCTGGAAGTGGGTCAGGTTTCTCGTCCTCCAGATTTCATCAATAATCAGCATCATTTTAAGCAGAATAGTCCATTGGTCTTGAACTGGGAGTGGAGAGCTAGGGGGAGATATGATGAGCTTAACAATGTCTTCATTGGAAGCAAAGGAAGAGGGATTAATTCTGATACCCCAACAGGTTGAAGCCCAAAGTGCTCTAGCGAATGGACATTCAAAGAAGAGGTGTACACAAGACTCATCTCCAGAGTTACAAATGATGCAAGTAGGATTAAAATGGCCAATTCTTTGGCTTAGATTCACCTTCGTGGGAAGTGCGTCTACTCGAATCCTCCACAACAACATTTTTAATCTCTCAGGTAACCTTGCTTTCCAAAGCTTCTTCCAAAGGTTGTTCTATTGGTTGTTACCGCTAGATAATCTGAAGGAAAAATCATGAATTGATTTGACAGAAAACATACCCTTAGAGTTTGGCACCCAAATGAGCTTGTCTTGCTTGGAATTATAAGGAATTGGAATAGCTAAAATAGCTCTAGCTGAATCAACAGAGAACAAGTCAGCAATCATATTGGAGTTCCAGGACTTAGTATGTTGATCTATCAGCTGGAAAGCTTTTAGAGGGTGTTGAGTGAATGTGCTCACTCTAGGTTGAGGCTTAAAGCCCTCTAGCCATAGGATCCACGGATCTGTCCAAACATCAATTGTCCTACCATCACCAAGCTAATAGCATGCTCCTTTTTCAACAAGCTTTTTAGCACATTCAATTGCTCTCCATGTGAGCAAAGCTATTTTAGGTGGGTCAGCTCAGAGCCAATCATTGCTAATTTTGTACTTTGCATGGAGTAGATCCATACATAAGCTTCTCTTCCCTGAACATACCATCCAAGCTAGCTTAGCTAGAAGGGCTGAGTTTACTTCCTTGGCTTTTTTGAACCCGAGACCGCCTACATTTTTGGGACGACATAGATTGTCCCAAGCCTTCCAGGCTACAAATCTCATTTCTTTTCCCTTTGGTTTCCACCAAAACCTCCTAGTTAAGGAGTCAAGCTTAACATAAATCTTCTCTAGAATATTGAAAGTAGAAAGAGTGAAGCTTGGTATGGCTTGGGCGACTAAATTGATGAGGGTGCACTTACTTGCCCAAGAGAGACATCGGTTTCTCCACCCAGTCAGCTTAGCTTCTAGATTTTCTTGAAGGAATTTGAAATCCTTTGAGGGGAATCTAGATAGGAACAAGGGTGCTCCTAAATAGATAACTTCCTTTTTGAGGCTCTTCATTTAGAGATGGTGTTTTATGGCTCTTCTACTTGATGAATAGGTATGTGTGGAAAAAAATATTCCAGATTTACCTCTATTTAGGCTATGGCCTGACCACTTGCAATACCTGTCAAGACACTTTGCTAAGATTTTTGCATCTTTTCTAGTGGCTTTTGAGAAGAGGACAATATTGTCAATGTACATAACATGTGTCACAGCAGGACCTCTAGCACTTCCTTTAATGCTGCTAATGTTACCTAAACAAAGTTCCTTATCCAGCATTCTTAATAGCACCTCCTACCCCAAAATGAAAAGGTATGATGAAAGAGGATCTCCTTGCCTCATTCCCCTACTAGGTTTGAACTGGTCAGACTCGCCTCCATTAACTAGAATTTCGAATGATACTAATGAGATGCAAGCTGAAATCCACTTGATAAAGCCACTATCAAATCCAAAATTGGTGAGCACGGTTTGGATAAAACTCCAATTAACTCCGTCATAAGCTTTTTAGAGGTCTAACTTAATGGCCATAAAGCCCGTTTTAACTTTTTTGACCTTGAAGCAGTGGAGTAGCTCATGGACAATAACCTGATTTTCTATGATCCATCTACTCGGAATAAATGAAGATTGGCAAGGAGAAATGAGCTTGTGGAGTACAAGTCGAATCTTGGCAACCAGCAACTTCGAAATGATCTTATAAACTACGTTGGGGTGGAAGTTATTAACAGAAGAGGGGTTCGAGATTTTAGGAATGAGGACGATGAGTGAACTATTTACCTCCTTGGGCAACCTGACAACCTCAAAGAAGGAGGTGACTACTTGTGTAACAGACTCACCGACGATATTATAGAATAGAGCTGGGAAACCATCTGGGCCAGGTGCTTTCAAATCTTGCATTTGAAAAAGAGTGGCCTTGATCTCTTCAAGTGTTGGGATATTTCGAAGGATGGGATTTTCCTCCTCAGTGATACAAGGGGATATAAGATTATCCAAGTGTTCTAGGAAGGAAACTCCTTCTAAAAGCATGCTTTTAAATGAGTTGAAGAATAGAAGTCTGATTCCTTCGAGCTAGTGATGCAAGAGCCATCTTTAGACTTAATGGCATCAATGCTATTATGCCTCCTACGGATTATAGTAGATAGGTGGAAAAACTTTGTGTTTCTGTCTCCTTTTAGCCATAGTCCTCtggatttttgtttccataGAATTTCGCACCTTGAGAGCCATTTTGATAGTTCCATTTAAAGTGCTTCTTCATCCCTGCCATTGTCCTCTGAGGGAGGGTTTTTTTCTATGTCAGATATTCTTTCCATCAGTCCATTGATTTTATCCTGACAATGCCCAAAAACTTCTTTATTCCATTTCTGAAGAGCTGATCTGGTCGCGGCTTgctttttacaaaaattaacaAGTGCGGATCCTCTTGATACTTCATTCCAAGCCTTTTCCACTACTGTGTTGCACCCATTGTCTCTTACCCAGGCGGCTTCAAACCTGAAAGGTTTGTGAGCAAAGCTATCATCTAGGTTTATGTCCAAAAGGATAGGGGTATGATCAGAGTTGATGGCTCCCAAGTGAGTAACCGATGCTTTAGGGAAAGTTAACCGCCATGATATGCTCGCAATCTCTTTGTCCAACTTTCTTTTAATTGCTGAACTGCCCCACTGACCTCTCACCCAAGTATACTTATTACCAGAAAAACCCAAGTCCACAGCTCCAAACTCATAAATTAAATCCTTTAGATAGTTGGTGGATGAGGAGCCACCTCCTTTGAATCCACTAAGCACTTCATTATCGCTAGTGGTGAAGTTGAAATCTCTAATGCACACCCAAGGGCAATTGCAAGAATTCAGGAGAGGCATTAGATTTTCCTAGGCTTTACGCTTCTTGGAAAAGTATGGGGGGCCATAAAAGCCAACCAGGAGCCATTCACCTAGAGCATCAAAAACTTTGATAGCAATAAGGTTCTTATTGAATTCAACTTTCTGGAACGAGATACCAGATTTCCAGAAAACACAAATACCACCTGCAGTACCCTTTGCCTCGACAGCATGCATATTAGAGAATTTTATAGAATTCATAACATATTCCATTCTACTAGTAGAAGCTCTAGTTtcgtaaagaaaaataacattcGGGCTAGTCCCTTTTATTTGAGCCTTAAGGGCTTTGACTGTCACAGCATTACAAATGCCACGACAATTCCAGCTAAGGATGTTCATGGTGAGGTTGGGGGATTGATAAGGCTCGCCTCTTCGGCCGCAGTAGATGAAACAGAGTATGATTTGGATGCTGTGGGTTTAGTAGTAAAGCTAGAGTCAAAATAGTGCTTACCAACAAAATCATCAAACAACACACCTTGAGCTGTGGGATCTCCTATGCTTGAAGCTTTTTGCCCGTCTTCAGCTTCTATGGCTTTCCTTACTCTTCTAGGGAGACGAACAACGATTTTCCTCTTTTGTGGTAGCAACGAATTGTGGGTATCTTTCTGGGGTTAGGACAGGGTTCGTGGAAGGGAGGTTGGGACATGTTGTTCCTGTGAATCATGAGGTTGGGGTGTGTCTGTGGAGGCGTGAGGAATAACAGGGGAG includes the following:
- the LOC115983444 gene encoding uncharacterized protein LOC115983444, whose amino-acid sequence is MPLLNSCNCPWVCIRDFNFTTSDNEVLSGFKGGGSSSTNYLKDLIYEFGAVDLGFSGNKYTWVRGQWGSSAIKRKLDKEIASISWRLTFPKASVTHLGAINSDHTPILLDINLDDSFAHKPFRFEAAWVRDNGCNTVVEKAWNEVSRGSALVNFCKKQAATRSALQKWNKEVFGHCQDKINGLMERISDIEKNPPSEDNGRDEEAL